A DNA window from Pseudarthrobacter sp. W1I19 contains the following coding sequences:
- a CDS encoding DUF1206 domain-containing protein codes for MSDSDSTLSQAADAVEEASNHPALDVLARAGFAVMALLHVIIGAIAIAVAFGQPGEAEPTGAIEQLAANAWGPAVMWGCVAACLGLALWQASEATLRARRLPRKERLAKLVSSGFLAIAYGSVGLSFAGFAVGLRGDSSESTRDFSASLMGTLWGLWALVALGLTIVGIGVYFVFKGIRRGFKEELFHFDGTRRGRLIDSLGISGHIAKGAALCLTGLLFVIAAAKHNANESTGLDGSLKALRDHPFGPYLLVAIGAGFIAYGIFALIRSRFGRM; via the coding sequence ATGTCGGACAGCGACTCCACCCTCAGCCAGGCAGCGGACGCCGTCGAGGAGGCCTCGAACCACCCGGCCCTCGACGTCCTGGCCCGGGCCGGGTTCGCAGTCATGGCGCTGCTGCACGTCATCATCGGGGCCATCGCCATTGCGGTGGCCTTCGGCCAGCCCGGAGAGGCGGAGCCCACGGGCGCCATCGAACAGCTCGCGGCCAATGCGTGGGGACCGGCCGTGATGTGGGGCTGTGTGGCTGCGTGCCTCGGCCTTGCTTTATGGCAGGCCAGCGAAGCCACACTCCGGGCCCGCCGCCTTCCCCGCAAGGAGCGGCTGGCCAAGCTGGTTTCCTCGGGCTTCCTGGCCATCGCCTACGGGAGTGTAGGCCTCAGTTTCGCGGGTTTCGCCGTCGGGCTGCGGGGCGACTCCAGTGAAAGCACCCGCGATTTCAGTGCTTCGCTGATGGGAACTCTCTGGGGGCTGTGGGCGCTGGTGGCGTTGGGCCTGACCATCGTCGGGATCGGCGTGTACTTCGTCTTCAAGGGCATCCGGCGGGGGTTCAAGGAGGAACTCTTCCACTTCGACGGCACCCGGCGCGGGCGGCTTATCGACAGCCTGGGCATCTCAGGCCATATCGCCAAAGGCGCTGCCCTGTGCCTCACCGGGCTTCTCTTTGTGATCGCGGCCGCGAAGCATAACGCCAACGAATCCACGGGCTTGGATGGCAGCCTCAAGGCGCTCCGGGACCACCCCTTCGGCCCCTACCTGCTGGTTGCCATCGGGGCCGGATTCATCGCCTACGGAATTTTCGCCCTCATCCGGTCGCGCTTCGGGCGGATGTAG
- a CDS encoding SRPBCC family protein — protein MSTVSQLFNTPAADVWRVIADGWLYSGWVVGASRIRAVDDTWPQPGSRLHHSVGAWPMVINDSTRVTAAQPEKSLELVARGWPLGEAKVVITLQDQGNQCVVTMAEDAIRGPGKALPKVLRDPMITMRNRETLKRLELMAAGGAGK, from the coding sequence ATGTCCACCGTGTCACAGCTGTTCAACACCCCCGCCGCCGATGTCTGGCGGGTCATTGCCGACGGCTGGCTCTATTCCGGCTGGGTAGTGGGTGCCTCAAGGATCCGCGCGGTGGATGACACCTGGCCGCAGCCCGGCTCACGCCTCCACCATTCCGTGGGGGCGTGGCCGATGGTGATCAACGACAGCACCCGGGTGACCGCTGCCCAGCCGGAGAAGTCATTGGAACTGGTGGCGCGCGGCTGGCCTCTGGGCGAGGCCAAGGTGGTGATCACCCTGCAGGACCAGGGCAACCAGTGCGTTGTCACCATGGCCGAGGATGCGATCCGCGGCCCGGGTAAGGCCCTACCCAAGGTTCTTCGGGACCCGATGATCACCATGCGCAACCGCGAGACGCTTAAGAGGCTGGAGCTGATGGCGGCAGGCGGAGCCGGGAAGTAG
- a CDS encoding TM2 domain-containing protein: MSSPSYPPAPENSASVPPVPPAPSSFAGHYQGGQPGGYQPEPYGQVPYAGGPGKSFVTTWILSLLLGSLGADRFYLGKIGTGVAKLLTLGGLGIWAIVDLVITLTGNARDKDGRPLEGYPENRKKAWIITGVLWLASMITGILLTIVSISITAQALEGRNVPVQPPLPSASRAAPAPSSGSTTDENSLVATVSEGNTVKIGVLDSLYAAEIPAMSYLKPANGGFLVVEVSWETLTGTSTAAPMNFEVYDSEGNQGERIYLEDGLGGLPTEEVGAGDLRQGLIAFDVKKGPVKVVVSDDFGDQASTFTLTAQ; the protein is encoded by the coding sequence ATGAGCTCACCCAGTTACCCGCCTGCGCCCGAAAACAGCGCGTCAGTTCCGCCGGTTCCGCCCGCTCCTTCCAGTTTCGCCGGGCACTACCAGGGAGGACAGCCCGGCGGCTACCAGCCGGAGCCGTACGGGCAGGTTCCTTACGCCGGCGGGCCGGGCAAGTCCTTCGTCACCACCTGGATTCTGTCCCTCCTGCTGGGCAGCCTGGGCGCGGACAGGTTCTATCTCGGCAAGATCGGCACCGGCGTCGCCAAGCTGCTGACGCTGGGCGGACTGGGTATCTGGGCCATCGTTGACCTGGTCATCACGCTGACCGGGAATGCCAGGGACAAGGATGGCCGTCCGCTGGAAGGCTACCCGGAGAACAGAAAGAAGGCGTGGATCATTACCGGAGTTCTCTGGCTCGCAAGCATGATCACCGGAATCCTGCTCACTATCGTGTCCATCAGCATTACGGCCCAGGCCCTCGAGGGCAGGAATGTTCCCGTTCAGCCGCCTCTTCCCTCGGCCTCGCGGGCAGCGCCCGCTCCATCATCCGGAAGCACCACCGATGAAAACTCCCTCGTGGCCACCGTCTCCGAAGGCAACACCGTAAAGATCGGCGTCCTCGATTCCCTGTACGCCGCCGAGATTCCCGCCATGTCCTACCTGAAACCGGCGAACGGAGGGTTCCTGGTGGTGGAGGTCTCATGGGAAACGCTCACCGGAACCAGCACCGCCGCCCCGATGAACTTCGAGGTCTACGACTCAGAGGGCAACCAGGGCGAACGGATCTATCTTGAGGATGGCCTGGGCGGCCTGCCCACTGAGGAAGTGGGCGCCGGGGATCTCCGCCAGGGACTCATTGCGTTTGACGTCAAGAAGGGGCCGGTCAAGGTAGTGGTCAGCGATGACTTCGGTGACCAGGCATCAACCTTCACTTTGACCGCTCAGTAG
- a CDS encoding FAD-dependent oxidoreductase gives MSSSTTVGSADRPLRVAVVGSGPAGVYAADILTKSEAVKSGELTVSIDLFDRYPAPYGLIRYGVAPDHPRIKGIVNALHKVLDRGDIRFFGNVDYGTDLTIEDLRTHYDAVIFATGAIKDADLNIPGIELDGSYGGADFVSWYDGHPDVPREWPLEAKEIAVIGNGNVALDVARVLSKHADDLLVSEIPDNVYAGLKASPVTDVHVFGRRGPAQVKFTPLELRELSHSKDVDIILYPEDFEFDEESDRQIQTNNQTKTMVGTLTNWIAEQPEDVSELKASRRLHLHFLHSPVEIYDDAETPGKVAGIKFERTELDGTGNARGTGEFVDYPVQAVYRAIGYFGSALPEIEFDHKKGVVPNNGGRVLDASGTHVPGIYATGWIKRGPVGLIGHTKGDALETVTYLLEDRENLPVASVPAEDAVVELLDARGVKFTSWEGWLALDAHELALGAAATEAGGSHGVEVKRERIKVVPREDMVDISRDGVAAQV, from the coding sequence GTGTCATCAAGCACCACCGTAGGTTCTGCCGACCGTCCGCTGCGCGTCGCCGTCGTGGGCTCCGGCCCGGCAGGCGTCTACGCCGCGGACATCCTCACCAAGAGCGAGGCTGTCAAGAGCGGCGAGCTGACCGTCAGCATCGACCTCTTTGACCGCTACCCGGCACCCTACGGCCTGATCCGCTACGGCGTGGCCCCGGACCACCCCCGTATCAAGGGCATCGTCAACGCCCTGCACAAGGTCCTGGACCGCGGCGACATCCGCTTCTTCGGCAACGTGGACTACGGAACCGACCTCACCATCGAGGACCTCCGCACCCACTACGACGCCGTCATCTTCGCCACCGGCGCCATCAAGGACGCGGACCTGAACATCCCCGGCATCGAGCTGGACGGCTCCTACGGCGGCGCGGACTTCGTCTCCTGGTACGACGGCCACCCGGACGTCCCCCGCGAATGGCCTCTGGAAGCCAAGGAAATCGCCGTGATCGGCAACGGAAACGTTGCCCTGGACGTGGCGCGCGTCCTGTCCAAGCACGCCGACGACCTGCTGGTCTCGGAAATCCCGGACAACGTCTACGCCGGCCTGAAGGCTTCGCCGGTCACCGACGTTCACGTCTTCGGCCGCCGCGGCCCCGCCCAGGTCAAGTTCACCCCGCTGGAGCTGCGCGAGCTGTCCCACTCCAAGGACGTGGACATCATCCTGTACCCGGAGGACTTCGAGTTCGACGAGGAATCGGACCGCCAGATCCAGACGAACAACCAGACCAAGACCATGGTTGGCACGCTCACCAACTGGATCGCCGAGCAGCCCGAGGACGTCTCCGAGCTGAAGGCTTCCCGCCGCCTGCACCTGCATTTCCTGCACAGCCCGGTGGAGATCTATGACGACGCCGAGACGCCCGGCAAGGTGGCCGGCATCAAGTTCGAGCGCACCGAGCTGGATGGCACGGGCAACGCCCGCGGCACCGGCGAGTTCGTGGACTACCCGGTCCAGGCCGTGTACCGCGCCATCGGTTACTTCGGCTCCGCCCTGCCGGAGATCGAGTTCGACCACAAGAAGGGTGTGGTTCCGAACAACGGCGGCCGCGTCCTGGATGCCTCCGGCACCCATGTGCCGGGTATCTACGCCACGGGCTGGATCAAGCGCGGTCCCGTCGGCCTGATCGGCCACACCAAGGGCGACGCCCTGGAGACCGTCACCTACCTGCTGGAAGACCGCGAAAACCTTCCGGTGGCCAGCGTTCCGGCCGAGGACGCCGTGGTGGAACTCCTCGACGCCCGCGGCGTGAAGTTCACCAGCTGGGAAGGCTGGCTGGCACTGGACGCCCACGAACTGGCCCTCGGCGCAGCGGCCACGGAAGCAGGCGGTTCACATGGTGTTGAGGTCAAGCGTGAGCGGATCAAGGTGGTGCCGCGCGAGGACATGGTGGACATCTCCCGCGACGGTGTAGCCGCGCAGGTCTAG